Proteins encoded in a region of the Bombyx mori chromosome 23, ASM3026992v2 genome:
- the LOC101738325 gene encoding toll-like receptor 6 — translation MIINFRGMDSLKVWICFVVVATARAHTAPPAPTGCQWDYSDPKLSESNFLTCNIKTIGSVDFLFKNITTAQAYNVNKLKLTCTDLLFFESSLHMNTGSFLGQLRKLEDLHIEYCKIRYVPATVLSPLRDLTSLTLRSFNNDWPAMTMEFHAESFRGLMELRTLDLGDNNIYMLPSEVFCPLFSLEILNLTNNRIQDISEIGFSDWGKGPIAPGKSCNTGLKTLDLSRNNILRLPDNGLSSLRSLEVLNIQNNLINEICDRAFVGLNSLKILNLSGNKLVAVPPELFQSSRVIREISLGNNSLSVLAPGLLEGLDQLEKLDLSRNRLTNDWVNRDTFAGLIRLVILNLSYNLLARIDPKSFHDLNNLQVLNLDNNAIETISNGAFAELRNLHQLSISDNKLKSLNEYVFSNLFVLSQLYLDNNQISSIHERSFENITYLQDLGLNGNSLSVIPDGIKRLRFLKSLDIGKNNITKVTNTSFEGLEELYGLRLVDNYISSIPKDTFSTLPSLQLLNLASNKIETIEQDAFVSNPTLKAIRLDGNSLTDIRGVFNKLSTLGWLNISENRLIYFDYSYIPDNLEWLDLHSNNITKLENEKNVQRNIRMLDASFNALENVDALSIPDSIENLFLNNNKIHTIHPGTFLQKRDLEKVVVTDNKLRTVELSAFTLPHIPKHKTLPNFFIANNPFVCNCHMIWLQKINLWNHMRQYPRFMDLESVMCEVVNNKYGGKANLVDVPETQFLCSYETHCSSNCFCCEFEACDCKMTCPEGCSCFHDSNWNSNVIDCSNVGYTEIPEKIPMDATELYLDGNDFGALGSHLFIGKKKLHKLYLNNSNIASIDNDTLNGLHSLNILHLENNHLVELSGGEFSQIKHLRELYLNDNLLKSVPNKTFEVLSSLRTVYLQENKIFDLDKKLSHIMHLDNVNVRGNVFTCTCDNIASLQNWLKKIHEDPLEVFCVDENQLISNLTVFDAIDKCHGSNVMDNTVPTENQPYQYDEVSTIKLNFVPLLAVVLISVILILLFGALAFSFRQNVRLWAHSKYGVRLFKSASIQESELDRDRLYDGYAVYSLLDDDFVSKVVAPEMEHSGYTMCFHYRDLQHGPDNYLCEQITNAAESSKRILVFVSFNFLQNEWCKATFKAAIKHVITTIHPSIRRHRVVFILTTDVSALNLDVDFQSYLKTCNVLLWGEKKFWEKIRFVMPDISNLHWNKDTMNYNHGICPNARRHPSRYTASPTAPEHWYKYDAIPPQTPTTANVGINIEDDTSMLTNTTLTSQVQDGENLHHSYISIDTQNYEQPYGGRPRPPNTLRKHPDHHSPSILDEQGYLQPRSSVHDCLPQTHSVLHR, via the coding sequence ATGATTATAAACTTTCGTGGAATGGATTCGTTAAAAGTTTGGATATGTTTCGTTGTGGTGGCGACTGCGCGCGCACATACCGCGCCGCCCGCCCCCACCGGCTGCCAGTGGGACTATTCGGACCCAAAGTTGAGTGAATCAAACTTTCTCACGTGTAATATCAAAACCATCGGCTCagtggattttttatttaaaaacataacaaCAGCACAGGCgtacaatgtaaataaattaaagcttACGTGTACTGATTTACTTTTCTTCGAAAGCTCTCTGCATATGAATACGGGCAGTTTTTTGGGACAACTGCGAAAACTTGAAGACTTGCATATTGAATATTGTAAAATTCGTTACGTCCCTGCAACAGTACTATCGCCACTTCGTGATTTAACGAGCCTAACTTTACGCTCTTTTAACAATGATTGGCCCGCGATGACCATGGAATTTCACGCCGAAAGTTTTCGAGGATTGATGGAACTCCGAACGCTCGACCTTGGGGACAACAATATTTATATGCTGCCTTCGGAAGTATTTTGCCCACTGTTCAGTTTAGAAATTTTGAACCTGACTAATAATAGAATACAAGACATTTCCGAAATTGGCTTTTCGGACTGGGGTAAAGGACCCATAGCACCGGGTAAATCATGCAACACCGGTTTGAAAACACTGGATTTGTCTCGCAACAATATTTTGAGACTTCCCGATAATGGTCTCTCAAGTCTTAGATCGTTGGAGGTTTTGAATATCCAGAATAACTTAATCAATGAAATCTGTGACAGAGCCTTTGTTGGATTGAACTCATTAAAAATTCTCAACTTGTCGGGGAATAAGTTAGTTGCAGTACCTCCAGAACTATTTCAATCATCGCGAGTTATTAGAGAAATCTCATTAGGAAATAATTCGCTATCCGTTTTGGCGCCAGGATTACTTGAAGGACTGGATCAACTGGAAAAATTAGATTTATCAAGAAATCGTCTTACAAATGATTGGGTCAACAGAGACACTTTTGCTGGCCTTATTCGCTTAGTCATTTTAAATCTTTCGTATAACTTGCTTGCACGAATCGATCCGAAATCTTTTCATGATTTGAACAACTTACAAGTACTAAACTTGGATAACAATGCAATAGAAACTATCAGCAACGGTGCTTTCGCTGAACTAAGAAATCTACATCAACTTTCAATATCTGATAACAAGCTCAAATCTTTGAATGAgtatgttttttcaaatttgtttgtattgagtcAGCTATATCTCGATAATAATCAGATTTCTTCTATTCACGAACGTTCTTTTGAAAACATAACTTATCTTCAAGACTTGGGTTTGAACGGAAATAGTTTAAGCGTGATTCCTGATGGCATTAAAAGATTAAGGTTTTTGAAATCATTAGACATTGGTAAAAACAACATCACAAAGGTAACGAACACATCATTTGAAGGATTGGAAGAATTATACGGACTAAGGCTTGTTGATAATTACATATCTAGTATTCCTAAAGACACGTTTAGCACATTGCCTTCTTTACAACTTTTAAATTTAGcttcaaataaaattgaaactattGAGCAAGACGCTTTTGTTTCAAATCCTACATTAAAAGCGATTAGGTTAGACGGTAATAGCTTAACTGATATTCGAGGCGTTTTTAATAAGCTAAGTACTCTCGGCTGGCTTAACATATCCGAAAATAgacttatttattttgattacagTTATATTCCAGATAATTTAGAATGGCTAGATTTACATAGCAATAACATTACGaaattagaaaatgaaaaaaacgtTCAACGCAATATTAGAATGCTCGACGCGAGTTTCAACGCTTTAGAAAATGTCGATGCACTGTCGATACCTGATTCTATTGAGAACCTTttcttaaataataacaaaattcacACGATACATCCAGGTACGTTTTTACAAAAACGGGATTTAGAAAAAGTTGTCGTTACAGATAATAAATTGCGAACTGTCGAACTATCAGCGTTTACTTTGCCTCATATACCAAAGCATAAAACGTTGCCAAATTTTTTCATTGCAAATAATCCGTTTGTATGCAATTGTCACATGATTTGGCTGCAAAAGATTAATCTTTGGAATCATATGCGGCAATACCCTAGGTTCATGGATTTAGAATCGGTGATGTGTGaagttgttaataataaatatggcGGGAAAGCGAATTTGGTGGACGTACCAGAAACTCAATTTCTTTGCTCATATGAAACTCATTGTTCCTcaaattgtttttgttgtgaATTTGAAGCCTGTGATTGCAAAATGACTTGTCCTGAGGGCTGTTCTTGCTTTCACGATAGTAACTGGAATTCGAACGTTATTGATTGTTCAAATGTGGGCTATACAGAAATTCCAGAAAAAATACCAATGGACGCTACTGAACTATATTTGGATGGTAATGACTTTGGGGCTCTCGGAAGTCATCTTTTTATAGGCAAAAagaaattacataaattatatttaaacaacaGTAATATCGCCAGTATTGATAATGACACTTTAAATGGCCTTCATTCTTTAAATATTCTCCACTTAGAAAACAATCATCTGGTAGAATTGTCTGGTGGTGAATTTTCACAAATAAAGCACTTAAGAGAGTTATATTTAAACGATAACCTATTAAAAAGTGTTCCTAACAAAACATTTGAAGTGTTGTCATCCTTAAGGACTGTTTATTTACaagaaaataagatttttgacTTAGACAAAAAGTTGAGTCACATCATGCACTTGGACAACGTTAATGTTCGTGGTAATGTATTCACATGCACGTGTGATAACATTGCTTCTTTACAAAATTGGTTAAAGAAAATTCACGAAGATCCACTAGAAGTGTTTTGTGTCGATGAAAATCAGTTGATTTCCAATCTAACTGTATTTGATGCGATCGACAAATGCCATGGCTCGAATGTAATGGACAATACCGTTCCCACTGAGAACCAGCCATATCAGTACGATGAAGTAAGCACGATTAAATTGAACTTTGTACCACTTTTAGCTGTCGTTTTAATAAGTGTGattctcattttattattcGGTGCTTTAGCATTTTCCTTCAGACAAAATGTACGACTATGGGCCCATTCTAAATATGGAGTACGACTGTTTAAAAGTGCATCCATACAAGAAAGCGAACTCGATAGGGATAGGTTATATGATGGGTATGCTGTATATAGTTTATTAGATGATGATTTTGTATCGAAAGTGGTTGCACCAGAAATGGAACACTCTGGCTATACAATGTGTTTTCATTACAGAGACTTGCAACATGGCCCGGATAATTATTTATGTGAGCAAATAACAAATGCTGCTGAATCGTCTAAAAGAATTTTAGTGTTCGTTTCATTCAATTTTCTACAAAACGAATGGTGTAAAGCAACTTTTAAAGCGGCAATCAAACATGTAATTACTACCATTCACCCGTCTATCAGACGGCATAGAGTTGTATTTATTTTGACTACGGACGTTAGCGCATTAAATTTAGATGTAGATTTTCAAAGCTACTTAAAAACATGCAACGTCTTATTATGGGGCGAAAAGAAGTTTTGGGAAAAAATTAGATTCGTTATGCCAGATATTTCTAATTTACATTGGAACAAAGATACAATGAATTACAATCATGGTATTTGTCCAAACGCAAGAAGGCATCCTTCTAGATATACCGCTTCACCTACTGCGCCAGAACATTGGTATAAGTATGATGCAATTCCACCTCAAACTCCTACAACTGCTAACGTAGGTATTAATATTGAAGATGACACTTCTATGTTGACAAATACAACTTTAACGAGTCAAGTTCAAGATGGAGAGAATTTGCATCACAGCTACATATCTATTGATACTCAAAATTACGAACAACCATACGGCGGTCGGCCTAGGCCTCCTAATACATTACGCAAACATCCCGATCATCACTCTCCCTCGATATTAGATGAACAGGGTTACTTACAACCACGATCGTCTGTTCACGATTGCCTGCCACAAACTCATTCAGTCTTGCACAGATGA